Part of the Lujinxingia vulgaris genome is shown below.
CTCGGGCATCCCAGCGCGCCGCCGAGCGCAAGCGCGCCCACCAACATCGCCAGACTCATCTTTGTACTCAACATCTTCATCATCTCATCCTCCATTGCACTCAACTATGGGGCCAGACGTCACAACATCAGGGTGCGTCGCAACGCCTTCAGGGAGGCCCCGGGGCCAACTCTCGTGTTGCGGGTTCTGAGCTTGCACCATCGGTGCCACCGCGCATCACCGGCCCCCATTTTCTGACGCAATGCGTCGCAACCCCGCGCCAGACCACCCCGATCGCCATCTCATTGATCTCCTCACCGGGCTCGCGCCCTCGCCAGCCCCTCTCTTCGCCCCCCGGAAGTGGACGAGGCCTGCACCGCGCCCTGACCTCACCGGAAGGTCAGTGCTCCACACATCATCCAGACTGCCCGCCAGGCCTCTTCCAATAGGGGACTGAAATTGGCTTCGAGCCGCATAAACAAAGGATGTTGCGCGACCCCCGGTCGGTCGAAAGATCGCTGTTCAATCGCATAAATGGAGGGCCCTGTGCGACTCCCGGTCGGTCTCAAATTCGCCGATCAGCCGCATAGTTCGTGGACCGTGTGCGACTCCCGGTCGGTCTCAAATTCGCCGATCAGCCGCATAGTTCGTGGACCTGGTGCGACTCCCGGTCGGTCTCAAACCCACAACCCCGGCACATGGTCCGCAACGAGCCCACCATCAACCCCCAAACCCGCCCGCACTCCGCACTCAGGGCGGCGATGGCAAGGAGACCGGGGTGAAGCTGTAGCAGCGCTACTGCGAACCCCGGTCGACGCGGCCAGCGTCGTTCTGATGCGGGCGGCGGGGCGATGGCAAGGAGACCGGGGTGAAAAGCTGTAGCAGCGCTACTGCGAACCCCGGTCGACGCGGCCAGCGTCGTTCTGATGCGGGCGGCGGGGCGATGGCAAGGAGACCGGGGTGAAGCTGTAGCAGCGCTACTGCGAACCCCGGTCGACGCGGCCAGCGTCGTTCTGATGCGGGCGGCGGGGCGATGGCAAGGAGACCGGGGTGAAGCTGTAGCAGCGCTACTGCGAACCCCGGTCGACGCGGCCAGCGTCGTTCTGATGCGGGCGGCGAGACTTCAACCGGAAGCCAAAGCGCGATATGGATAGATGACTCGGACGCTCCCACCGAGGCGCATCCAACTCCCCCATCCGACGACCCGATGTCCTCATCACCTCCCACATTCTGGCGAGATCTGCCCCTCTGGAGTGTCGGCGCGCTGATCGCCGGCGCTCTCGGCGCGACCCTGGACACAGCGCTCACCCTCTTCAGCGCGTCCGACCCCTCTCTGCTTGCAGCGCTTTTCACCTTTGTCTCGGCCATCGCCCTCTGGAGCATCGGCGCCGGGCTCTGGGCGCCTCTCTCCGCCGCGGCGCTCTGGGCGGCCACCGGCCGCCCCACCGCTACCGGACTTCTGGAGCAGACCAGACGCCTCACAATGCGCCTCTGGCGCGAGCGCGCCACCGCGTCCGACCACCGGCGCGCCGCCACCCTGATGAGCGCGCTGGTGGCGCTTCCCCTCTTTGCTGCCGCCTCGATCGCCATCACCGCCGCCCTCATCGAGCACCGCAACGGCCCGTTGCTCATCGCCGCGGCCTCCCTGGCCGCGCAGCTGCTGGTGATCGCCGCGCTCGGCGTTGGTGCGGCCGCGCTGCGCCGACTCCTCATCTTCACGCTCACCCGATGGCCCGCAGCAGGGCGCGTCTTCAACACAGCCACTCTCATCCTCGCCACCCTCATCGCGGGGCTGGGCGTGGCCCTGGCGGCCTCCTGGAGCCTGCGCCACACCCTGATGTCCATTGAGGGCCCCACGATCGTGCTCATCGGCCTGAGCCTGCTCCTTCACCCCCTGATCGCGTTTACGCTGCGCGGGCGCCGGCCCGGCCGCCTTGCCGGAGCGCTGGCGCTGGCCGCGCCGCTGCTCGCCATTCCCATCGCCGGCATTGCCAGCCAACACCCGGAAGCACGGCGCATGCTCGTCTTCCACGCCGAAACCTCGCGCTTTGCCCTCGACCTCTCCCAGCGCTACCTGATGCTCGACCGCATCTTCCTCGGCGGGGACTGCCCGGTGCCCGATCTTCTTACGAAGGATGAACTGCAAGCGCATATCGAGACCTGCCTCGACCCGGAGTTTGACCGCCCCACCGCTCGCCAGGACATTCCCGAGGTTGAGCGGCCACAGCTCGCGCAGCGCCCCTCCTTTGTGCTCATCACCTGGGACTCGGTGCGTGCCGAGCGCCTGGGATTTCTCGGCGGAGAGCGCCCCACCTCCCCCAACCTCGATGCCTTCGCCAAAGAGAGCGCGGTCTTTTCGCGCGCCTTCAGCCAGGACTCCGGCACCGGCCCCAGCCTCTGGTCACTCTTCAGCGGAAAGAC
Proteins encoded:
- a CDS encoding sulfatase; protein product: MSSSPPTFWRDLPLWSVGALIAGALGATLDTALTLFSASDPSLLAALFTFVSAIALWSIGAGLWAPLSAAALWAATGRPTATGLLEQTRRLTMRLWRERATASDHRRAATLMSALVALPLFAAASIAITAALIEHRNGPLLIAAASLAAQLLVIAALGVGAAALRRLLIFTLTRWPAAGRVFNTATLILATLIAGLGVALAASWSLRHTLMSIEGPTIVLIGLSLLLHPLIAFTLRGRRPGRLAGALALAAPLLAIPIAGIASQHPEARRMLVFHAETSRFALDLSQRYLMLDRIFLGGDCPVPDLLTKDELQAHIETCLDPEFDRPTARQDIPEVERPQLAQRPSFVLITWDSVRAERLGFLGGERPTSPNLDAFAKESAVFSRAFSQDSGTGPSLWSLFSGKTPFQVDLSEGHRFPPLIAPDEPLLTEVLIDEGYTAEAILCATVFDSPRWTIRRGFERFDNVCGKRKHRLAPHVTREGQKTLRRLAEQDAPFFVWLHYYDPHTPYFDHPDVDWGDEPVDHYDEELRYTDEQMAPVLDLIKELGQERPIYTFFGADHGEAFGEHGPDPHARNLYRAVTHVPLLMHGPHIEPARFETPVALNDLYPTMLDLADIPTPQGRTMVSQAPTLLGAPPDDQRMVFQENSYSRPRRHTRAVIRGDYQFIMDLTGRTEELYNLKDDPMARQNLIGLGLIEERILRQALTRFLLTSTLPEGLED